One stretch of Pomacea canaliculata isolate SZHN2017 linkage group LG1, ASM307304v1, whole genome shotgun sequence DNA includes these proteins:
- the LOC112565530 gene encoding actin-related protein 3, translating to MANRLPAVVVDTGTGYTKMGYAGNTEPQFILPSAIAIKETASVGDQALRRLGKGVEDLDFYIGDEALNAPSYAVKWPIRHGIIEDWDLMERFYEQVIFKYLRAEPEDHYFLLTEPPLNTPENREYTAEIMFESFNVPGLYIAVQAVLALAASWTSRQVGERTLTGTVIDSGDGVTHVIPVAEGYVIGSCIKHIPIAGRDITYFIQQLLREREVGIPPEQSLETAKAIKERFSYVCPDIAKEFAKYDSDPSKWLKKYESVNAITKQPFNVDVGYERFLGPEIFFHPEFSNPDFTMPISEVVDEVIQNCPIDVRRGLYKNIVLSGGSTMFRDFGRKIQRDVKRVVDARLKVSEDLSGGRIKPKPIDVAVVTHHMQRYAVWFGGSMLASTPEFYQVCHTKADYDEHGPSICRHNPVFGTMA from the exons ATGGCGAACCGACTGCCTGCAGTGGTTGTAGATACTGGAACcgg GTACACAAAGATGGGATATGCTGGCAACACAGAACCACAATTTATCTTGCCATCAGCTATTGCTATTAAGGAAACAGCCAGTGTGGGTGATCAGGCCCTTAGGCGTCTTGGAAAAGGAGTGGAAGACTTGGATTTTTATATAGGAGATGAAGCTCTTAATGCACCATCTTATGCAGTGAAG tGGCCAATTCGGCATGGCATAATTGAAGACTGGGATCTCATGGAGCGTTTCTATGAACAAGTCATCTTTAAATATCTTCGGGCAGAGCCAGAGGACCATTACTTTCTATTG acaGAGCCACCACTTAATACACCTGAGAATAGAGAATATACAGCAGAAATAATGTTTGAGTCATTTAATGTTCCTGGCCTCTACATTGCTGTGCAG GCTGTCTTAGCACTGGCTGCCTCCTGGACATCACGGCAAGTTGGAGAACGCACATTAACAGGCACAGTCATTGATTCGGGCGATGGTGTTACTCATGTCATACCTGTG gCTGAAGGCTATGTTATTGGCAGCTGTATAAAGCACATTCCTATTGCTGGCCGTGACATTACATACTTCATCCAGCAGCTCCTAAGAGAGCGTGAAGTGGGCATACCACCTGAACAGTCTTTGGAAACTGCAAAAGCCATCAAG GAGCGATTCAGCTATGTGTGCCCGGATATTGCCAAGGAATTTGCGAAGTATGATTCAGACCCATCAAAATGGTTGAAGAAATATGAAAGTGTGAATGCCATAACCAAACAGCCCTTCAATGTGGATGTTGGCTATGAGCGTTTTCTGGGACCAGAAATCTTTTTCCATCCAGAG TTCTCCAATCCTGATTTTACAATGCCCATCTCTGAAGTTGTTGATGAGGTAATCCAGAATTGTCCTATTGATGTGCGCCGAGGACTCTATAAG AATATTGTTCTCTCGGGAGGTTCAACTATGTTCCGGGATTTTGGACGCAAAATTCAGCGAGACGTCAAACGGGTTGTGGATGCACGATTAAAAGTCAGCGAAGACCTCAGTGGTGGCCGTATCAAG cccaAGCCCATTGACGTGGCAGTTGTCACCCACCATATGCAGAGATACGCTGTATGGTTTGGTGGCAGCATGTTAGCATCTACG CCGGAGTTCTATCAAGTGTGCCATACCAAAGCAGATTATGATGAGCATGGGCCTAGTATATGTCGCCACAATCCTGTCTTTGGCACAATGGCTTGA
- the LOC112568207 gene encoding probable G-protein coupled receptor 32 translates to MSFLFNAYMSGLDDALIANISTDSKRTDLQVSGLTVEQFTLVHNLDARTEKITLANVTKATSFLPSSNPNGIMKYETYLLCEYILSCWLHNAITLVGVPTNLISCLVFYKQGLRDRMNLCLFCLALVDLLFVALFYTIGTYCIVGYFRPDIQDWWKWSVRCYVTGVYRAFLFSSGCLTMVIAVERCVCVLYPMKAENLIQTRTMARIILGIVFTMHLLCLVYPLKLSVASVPRANSNQVDYKLGVTKLYLQNQYVFDIVENTIIMTVIPFTTYIVVVLATAVTVVQLNRALAWRQMWGSSVSSSTARQTLLVKMLVAVSCIYILLTSPNIALGITRSVVAEFAVDRSYAYLFLATHGVYLEMCMLNSSISFFVYFTLSSRFRRTLYNMISAHTTNKSMRSNLVKVLKRRLYKPQFKKKKKKRTLSENMKLQVYNCIIRIFLQYPMLCIKTARQ, encoded by the coding sequence ATGTCTTTTCTGTTCAACGCCTACATGTCTGGTCTAGACGATGCTCTTATCGCCAATATTTCCACAGATTCAAAACGCACTGACCTTCAGGTCAGTGGCTTGACAGTGGAGCAGTTTACGCTCGTCCACAATCTCGACGCCCGAACAGAGAAGATAACTCTTGCAAATGTCACCAAGGCTACCTCATTCCTCCCCTCGAGTAATCCTAACGGTATTATGAAATACGAGACGTACCTTCTCTGCGAGTATATCCTATCCTGCTGGCTGCACAATGCCATCACTCTCGTTGGCGTTCCGACCAACCTCATCAGCTGCTTGGTGTTCTACAAACAGGGGCTGCGtgaccgcatgaacctctgtctcttctgtctggccCTTGTCGACCTGCTCTTCGTGGCTCTCTTCTACACCATCGGCACGTACTGCATCGTGGGCTACTTCCGGCCGGATATTCAAGACTGGTGGAAGTGGAGCGTCAGATGTTACGTCACTGGGGTGTACCGGGCTTTCTTGTTCTCTTCCGGTTGTCTGACCATGGTTATTGCTGTAGAGCGGTGTGTCTGCGTGTTGTACCCAATGAAAGCAGAGAACTTGATCCAGACTAGAACGATGGCAAGGATAATATTGGGCATAGTCTTCACGATGCATCTGTTGTGTTTAGTATACCCCTTGAAGCTAAGTGTAGCGTCAGTGCCGAGGGCAAACAGTAATCAGGTAGACTACAAACTGGGGGTAACCAAGCTCTACCTGCAAAACCAGTACGTGTTTGACATCGTCGAGAACACGATAATCATGACAGTGATTCCTTTCACCACATACATCGTCGTAGTCCTCGCTACAGCCGTGACAGTCGTTCAGCTGAATCGAGCCCTGGCGTGGAGGCAGATGTGGGGGTCCTCCGTTAGCAGCAGCACGGCGCGGCAGACGCTGCTGGTGAAGATGCTCGTGGCCGTCTCGTGCATCTACatcctgctgacgtcaccaaacATCGCCCTGGGCATCACGCGCTCCGTGGTGGCCGAGTTTGCAGTGGACCGCAGCTACGCCTACCTGTTTCTAGCCACGCATGGCGTGTATTTAGAGATGTGTATGCTCAACAGTTCCATCAGCTTCTTCGTCTATTTTACTCTGTCGTCAAGGTTCAGGAGAACTCTGTATAATATGATCAGCGCGCACACCACTAATAAAAGTATGCGTTCTAATTTAGTTAAGGTTTTGAAAAGGAGACTGTACAAACctcagtttaagaaaaaaaaaaaaaaaagaactttgtcagaaaacatgaaattaCAGGTATATAATTGCATTATTCGCATTTTTCTACAGTACCCCATGTTGTGTATCAAAACAGCTCGTCAATAA